The DNA region TCAGTGAAGTCAAGCGTCCAGATATATATGCCAGGCACTCTTGGTATCAGCTCGGAACGTTCCCGTCCCATCGCCAAGTACTCGCGAACGTTCAGCACGCGCGTTTCAAACGCAGTGAACACCCATCCCCCCATGGTGCACGGACGCGCGGATCCGCTCGCTCTGCCGGAAGTCGAGCCCATACCCTAGCAGTGGGCCTCTTCAACCTGCGTGGGAACTTGCCGACTTGGCGGCGGATGAGGGTCGGAAAAGGGATGACGCGCCAAAGACTCCATCCTAGACACCTGTTCCGGGATCCACATGGGCCGGCCATTGACGTTCACCTCGCCCAGTTCGGCGCTTCGGTACCAGCCTCCCTACGGCCCGACTAGCGCCCACAACCTGCCTCATCGCGCAGAGCGACATCCAGTTGAGCAGTGGTCCTGCCACTGGTTCCGCCGCCCTCTGACTGACCGCTCGCGGCCCGGGGCACAAGCGGCGTCGCGGGCGCTACTCCGGAAATAGCAGTGGCCCGGCTCGGTCTGCCCGAGCCGGGCCACTTACCTGCTTCTACGCCTCAGAGGTGGCAGACGGAGCAGCCGGCCTCGTCGTCGTCGGAGTCGAGCGCATCCGAAAGCACTTCCAGGAGGGGCCGGTTGGGCTTGACGCGCTTGGCCGCGCGGTCCAAGGCTGCCTGGTGCTTGGCCTCGATCTCGTCCTTGCGCTCTATGAGCTCCGGGAGCGACTCACCCTGTGACCACGTGTAGTTGCGGCCCTTCATGGCCGTGTGGCGGAACCGGACCTTGTCCTCGTACTCCACGGCCTTGTCGTACAGGTCGGGGTGGCGCTCCTTCAGGCCGACCCATTCGTGCTTGCGCTGGAAGAAGCAGAAGTAGCAGCCCGAACGCGTGCGCCACTCGTAGTAGCCGGGGAGTCCAATGCCAGCTTCGTCGAGGATGCGCATCACGCCGTCCTTGTCAACGCCATCCTCGCGGAAGGGGAAGACGGCATCGATGTTCGGCTTGGTGCTGACGTAGCCGAGGCGGTTCTCGTCGGCTCGGATGGCCACATAGGAGATGACCTTGTCGTCGCCGACCCACTCCTCCAGCGGCTTGATCTTCAGATTTTTGGTGCACCAGCGCATCTGCGGGCTGGGCAGGGTGCCCTGGTAGACCTCCATCCAGTGATCGAAGTTCCGGTCGGCGTTGAGTCGCTCGATGGGCTTACCGAGGGCCGCTTCCAGCCGGTTGAGGTACTCGTACGTCTCTGGGAGTTCAGCACCGGTGTCGCAGAAGAAGTACTCCATCTCCGGCACGCGATCGCGCATGTAGATGGCAAGCGCCGAGGAGTCCTTGCCGCCTGAGATACCCAGGACGTGGCGAACCTTTTCCTGGGTGACTGGATCCGTCATGCCCCCTCCTTCGTTTCAGTTGCTGTGACAGCCGGCCCGTCGGCAACGCGTTGTGCAAGAGCGGCGAGCAAGATCCGTGCGCCGTCGGGTCCGAGGGCCTGCTCAGCCTGCTGCAGTACGTCGGCCGCGAGCTGGTCGGCCTGGCCTCGGGACTGCTCCGGCACGTAGATCAGCGTCCGCCGTTCCGCTCCTGTCTTGTCCGTCAAGGTCAACAGCCGCGTCTCCAGATTTACTTCCTGCTCACGGGTCTCGCTGCTGTCCTGGTAGAGGTGGGCAACGCGGTCGAGGGATGCGGACATCTCGCGTGCAAGGCGAGGGAACATGCCTGCGTCCCGGTCGTCCCAGTCTCCGAGTGCCTTGTTGGTGAGGCGGACGACGATCGGGTCGAGCCAGTCCTCGTCAGCGAGGCTTTCGCTGAGCACGAAGTCGACGAAGCCCCGCAGCTCCGGGTTCAGTGACACCGTGGCGAAGCCATTCAGCCGCGCGGCGAGTGTCGACCGCAGCTCGGGAAGCGTCGCGGGCAGACGGAACTCTTCTGCGAGAACCGCGACCACTTCTTCCCGCAGCGTGCGTTCGATTCCGGTGATCTCGTCTGCCGCTGCGGTCAGCCTGTCGACATACTCCGTGGCGGCTGCCGCGTCGGCGCGGGTGCCGGCTTCGATGGGGGCAAGGCTCAGCGCCTTGGGCAGAGCCCGGAAGAGAAGGTCGTCCGGATCCTGGGAGTTTGCCAGGGCGTTGCGCACGGCGAGCGCATCCGGAGAGATGCGCTTGGTCTTGCGAGCGTAGCTGTTCAAGACCATGACGCGTTCGAGCAGCGCCCTGGCTACGGACAGCAGATCGGGGTTGCGCAGCGCCTGTGACCGTGGTGGTTCGACCTTCAGGGACACCAGGAGCTTCTTGATCACACTGGCGCGCTGGCCCTGCCCGACTGGCGTGTATTTCACGTCGAAACGGGCGGGGGCGGCGAGGACGCGGTCGACGACGTCCGGCGTCAGCCGGGGCAGGTAGGAGCCTTCTTCGAAGAGGGCGACATCGTGTCGGCGGATCACCAGGGCGGTGACGACTAGCAGAGGCCAGACACCGGCCTTCACCCCGTAGGGCGGGCTCATCAGGACCCGGATGATGTGGTCGAGGCTGGTACGCCGGGTTGCTGCGTCCAGCGCCTCCTGCAGCGCCTCCCAGACGGGCTGGGCGTGCTCGTGGCCCTCGCCTGGAGCGGAGAAGCCGTACGGCAGCAGGCTGTTGGGGGAATTCTCTGCCTGGATTGGGCCGTTGGCCCGGTGCAGGCCGAGGAAGGCCAGCGCGCCGCTGTAGATGGCTCGCTCCGGACCGTATCTTCCGGCCGTCGCGTCGAAGCCCAGGTACTGCTCGCCGGAGCGGGTGAGCATCGCGTCCAGCACATCGCTGCGGGCACGGGCGGCGTTGCTGGTGAGTGAGTGCCGTCCGAGCATCTCGTTGCGAATGTGCGGGGTGTGCGGGTAGACGCTCTCGCAGGCGAGGGAGACGAGGCCGCTGAGGCTGCGGGCCGGCAGGCTCGAGCTGTCGGGGGCCGTCCCCGGGGCGAGTCCGGCGTTCCACAGGTCCCAGGTGGCGTCCTGGGTCGGCGGGTAGAAGGCCGCCTGGATGACCTCCCGCAGCTCGGCCTCCGCCTGGACGGCGCGGTCGGTGACCTCGCGCCGAGCGACGTGATCGAGTTCCTTGTCTTCGAGCAGCTCTTTTAGGGCGATGAGGTGCGTGGCGGAGTTGAGTACCACATCGGGGTGGGTGGTTGTTCCGAGGATCACCGGCAGCGTCGAGTTGACGGTGGGCAACTGGTCCCGGGGGCCGAGGTGGAAGACGAGGAGGCCGTCGGCCGGGTCCTTCAGCTCGTCCGGCGCCTGGATTTCGCGGGTCTCTGGGCCGCTGACGGCGGTGAGGAACACCCGCATCATCCCGGTGACCTGGCTGTGGCGGCCGGCGACCACGGCGCTGGGAAGGTGTGCGCCAAGGCGCTGGACGATGGAGGCATCGTCGAGGTGACTGATGATCTCCTTCAGGCGGGCGTCGATGTCGAAGTCTGTGCCCTGCCAGACACGATACTCACCGCTGAACTCCCGGTGGACGAGGAAGCCGCGGCGGACGAGGTCGGCGAGCTGCTCCTCAAGGCGGGCGAAAGCGCCCGCGTCGGTCAGATCGGTGGGGTCGTGGAGCGCGAGGTGGATCATCTCGCTGGTAGCGCTGAGCGCGCCGTCGGCGTCAATGAGGTTCAGAACGCCGATGGTCTTCAGCAGCGCCTGGTCGGCGTCGGGCAGTCCGTTGGCTTCCTTGATGCGCGCGTCGACTTCGATCCAGCGGCCGGCGTTGGAAGCCGCGAGCAGCGAGGTCCGGCCGGAGTTGAGGAAGTAGTCGTACAGCTGTGGCAGCTGCACTGTGCTGGCGAGTTCGGCATCCGGCCGGGAGTGTGCGACCAGCGAGTCGCGGACGGTGTTGGGCTCTCCGCTGTTGAGGAAGCCCGACAGGCTGCGGTCGTGCTGGCCGATTTGCGCCGCCAGGATCGGCGCAGCGATCGCCGTCAGTGGGTGCAACGGGTAGAGGCCGGCGAAGTCGTCGCTGGCCAGCTCGGTAAGGACGTTCAGACCGTGGTTCTTCCACGCGAGGGCTGATGCCTGGGCCGAGGCGCGGATGAGGTCCTGGCCCGCTGCGTCGACCGCGGAGTGGTCGAGACGCCGGCGCAGGAGCTGCAGGGAGTCGCCGTGGTGCGGGACGAAGGTGACGTCCTCGAAGCGGCCCTGGATCTTTGCCCATTCGCGGATCTTGAGCTCACTGGACCGTGACGCGTAGTCCATGAACGACAGGTGCTGCAGGGTGACCAGGAAGACGGGCAGGCCGTTGGGCCCGGCGCTGTGCTCGGCGAGCTCCTGCAGGAGGAAGAGATCGTGCTCGGCGCCGGAGAATTCGTTGTGTCCGGCAAGGTGTTCCAGGGTCTTGCCGAACTCGTCGATGATCAGCAAGAGCGGCTGCTGATTGTCGGTCAGGGCCTTGATGGCGGCCATGACCTGCTTCGTCTTCGGCCCGGTCGTCGTCGGGTCTTCGCAGGCCGCGAGTGCTGCGGCGATGTTCTTCGGGATGCGCTTGCCCCAGCGGCGCTTTGCCGCGGTCTCCAGCGCACGGGTCACAGTGGCGACCAGCGGTTCACGCCGCGCGGTGGCCACGGCTCCGAGGAACCCGGTTCCTGTCCGCTCAGCCCGAGCCGTGGCGAGACGCTCGGCGAGGGCTGGGCTGGTGTCCGCAAGGATCCGGTGAGCCTCCTCGCGGCGGTCCTCGTCGCGGCCGAGAAGCGCTTCGATCAGGTTAGCCAGCGTGGACTTCCCGGAGCCGTAGGGTCCGGTGAAGGACCACGCGCGGGGACGCCGCAGGTCGCCGACAGCGTTGGCGATGCGCTCCAGTACATCAACTGCCCTCGCGCCGACATACGGTCCGTGCAGTTCGTCCTCGACGTCGCGTTCGAGGTTGGTCGACCGCATCTGGGAGCCGACCAGCTCGATACCGGCCGGGAACTGAGTGGTTACCTCGTCCTGCGGGGTGCGGGAGGTCCGCGTGGGAGCTGCGGTGGTCACGCGTTCTCCTGAGTCGTGAACTGCTGCTGGTGGTCCTGGATCTTGCGTTCGGCCTTCTCGGCCTTCTCGGCCTCCTCTGCTTCGGCCAACTGCGGGTACTGCGCGCTCCATTCGTCCCGGGTGGGAAAGCCGGGGCGCCGGGTGACGTGGTCGTACTGCTCGTCGAGGATGTCCCAGGCGAGCGCCATCGGATCGCTGGAGAAGGACATGGTCCGCTGGCCGACGGCGTCCACCCGGTTGAGTTCCGGACGGCCCACGGCGACCTTGTCGAGGGCGGCGACGATCTCAGGCTCCCGGACCCGGAAGGCCCGGCCGGGCGCTCCGGGCTCGTTGGCAAGTCGCGCCAGAGAGATGGAGCCGGAACCCTGGGTGTCGCGGGCGGCGTAGTCGAGGCAGGCGTAGACCAGGACGTGGGCCGGGAGAGAGGTGCGCGTGCCAGTGGTGAACTGCCACTCCTGCTTTCCCCGGGTGCCCACGGAGGTCAGCAAGTCCAGCTCACGGAAAGGACAGGCCAAGAGGTCTTCATAGGTGGCGCGGGAACCGCTCTGTTCGACCGGCGTGCGCGCGTACATCTTGGTCAGACACTCGACGTCCCGGGTGATCGACGCCTCAACTGGTCCATCACTGAAGGAGAAGTTGACATGCCGCGTCACGACCTGCGTCATATCCGCGACGGTGAAGCGAGAGAACGGAGCAAGGTGAAACGCTGTGTACCAAGCGGGGGCCCAGCATTTGGCGCCCGGCCGCGACGACACGAGCCACCAGTGCAACAGCCACAAGCTGCCGGGTTCCTCAAGGTAGGGATCGGCGCCATCCTTCTCGTCGAGCAGCCACCGCGCTTCCCAAGTCGGGGACGCGTACTGGGCCTTCGTCTTACCCGCCGGGTCGGCGTGCTCGCGGGTCAGCTTGAACGCCTTTGACCAGTACCGCATGGCATGGACCATGTTCTTACCCACGCCGAGCAGGACCGGAGCATCTTCGGCAAGGAAAGCAGCCGGATTGTCCTTGACCTGCATGTACGCCTTATGCAGCCAGCCGAAGCGGGGGGCGAAGGTCTCATGGCGCGCGAAGCTGGAATGTGCGGCTTCCGCGAGCCTGCTGTCTGCCATACGAGGGCCTCTCAATACAAGAAGAGATAAAGGGAACTGCTGAAGTCAGTGAGCAGCGGCGCCGGCTGTCGTTGCCATAGCGGCGCGCACCTGGTGGACCGCACGCACCACCGCCTCGGCAGCTGCGGCGGTCTCGTCTGCGGTTGTGGCGTAGCCGAGGGAGAAGCGCACAGTGCACTCTGCTTCCTCCCGGCTCAGCCCCATAGCGAGCAAGACGTGGCTGGGAGTTGGGGCTCCCGAGGCGCAGGCGCTTCCGTCGGACGCGGCTATGTGCGGCATGGCGGCCATGACTGCGTCAGCCGGGGCACCCGCAAAGGTGATGCTCGCCACACCGGGCAGGCGGGGGGCTTGTTGCCCGTTGATACGGCATCCACCCACAGCCGTGGTCACCATGTGTTCGAGCTGATCGCGCAGTTGGGTCACGCGGGCGACGTCGTCGGCAAGGTCACGGCTGACGGCCTCAGCGGCAGCTCCGGCACCGGCGATCCCGGGCACGTTGAGGGTGCCGGCCCTCCACCCCTTCTCCTGCCCGCCACCGGTGATCAGCGGCCTGAACGGCAACGGTGTGCCGCGTCGTACGAACAGTGCGCCAACGCCTTGAGGGCCGCCGAACTTGTGGGCCGACAGGGACAGAAGATCGACGTCCACTTCGGAAAGGTCCAGGGACAGCCGGCCGATCATCTGTGTGGCGTCCGTGTGGACTAGCGCGCCTGCGGCATGCGCCGCCTTGACGACCGGCGTGAGGTCGGTGAGAACCCCGGTTTCATTATTGGCTGCCATCAGGGAGACGAGACCGACGTCGCCCCGGCCGAGCTCTTCCTCCAGGGCCACGGTTTCCACCAGGCCGTCCGCCCGCATCGGCAAGACGGTCAGCGATCCCGGCTCGTTTTGGGCCAGATCCCGGGCTGTCTCCAGCACCGCAGGGTGCTCCGCACCACTCGTCACAATCCGGGCCCCGCGGCGGTGAGCCGCGCGCAGCGCGAGATTGTTCGCTTCGGTTGCCCCCGACGTGAAGATGATCTCCCCGGGTGAGCAGTTCAGCAGGTCAGCAAGGTGCCGACGAGCGACCTCTACGCGATAGGCGGCGTCCCGGCCGGGGTGATGCACACTCGATGCGTTACCGACGGCCTGCAGGGCGTCCACAACGGCCGCCAACGCCTCGGGCCGAATCGGCGCCGTCGCGTTGTAGTCGAGGTACGCCGAAACCGGCCCATCAGACTCATCCCTCATGCCCCACCTCGTCTCGCTCAGCACCGCACACAATCTACTCCTGGTGGAACCCGGACGTGCGCACCGGGGGCAGCACCAGGAGTGAGTCGTGATCGTAGCGATCGAGATCGATCAGTCCGCGAAACCGACACTCAGCCCGGAGCGCAAACTGTAACTCGAACTAATGTTCCCTATTGCTTGGGTGCCTGCAACCGATATCGGGAAAGGGCATCGGCGCAGAGGCGGCACGGGATCCTCTATGGGGCCGTCCGCACCTCATCAGCGGCCCTGAGCTGCGAATATCAATCGCTGAGATCCGAGTGTCAGTGCGTGGGTTTATGGTGATCGGGCACTGTAACTCTGGGGCGACTCAGAGTTGCGGGCAGCTCTGCATGCACAGAACTGAGGTGGGGGCTCCGCAAGTTGACGGTCATTCAGACATTGGGGGAAATCTCCCCTGTTCCGCAGGGGTGGTGAATCGATGACAGCGTGGTCGCCCGGCCTGTCCTTCCAAGCCGTGCTGGACAGCGCTCCCATGCCGTACATCCGCGAGCGGCTCGGCAAGCACATGTGCGCTCTGCTCGACCTCATCGACGGCGGAAGCGCCGGCGATGAGCGGCTCCGAGCAGTCGCTGTCGTGGCGGTGGACGCCGAGAAGCTCGTGTCCAATCAGACGGACCGCGAGGAGCTGCTGCGGCTCCTGCCCGCCGACAAGCAGACAGAGCTTGCCCAACGTCTTGGGACGGACGGCGCGGGCACCGATGCCCTGGTCTACCTGAACGGCCTGAAGTGGGCGAGTGAGCAACAGCGGGAGCTGCTGGAGTTCTTCGGCTTCAGCGTCGACAGGGCACCCGCGCTGCCCCCGCTCTTTCGGCAGGACTCCGAACCCGAGTACGGGTTGTTCCCCCACCAACGGCGCGCAGCCGCACGCGTAAAGGAGTTGCTGTACGACGGGCCGCGGCGGGTTGTCCTTCACCTGCCGACAGGCGTGGGCAAGACCCGCACCGGAATGAACCTGATCGCCGACCATCTGCGGCAGCACGAGCCCACGCTTGTGGTCTGGCTGGCG from Streptomyces sp. NBC_00258 includes:
- a CDS encoding phosphoadenosine phosphosulfate reductase family protein — its product is MTDPVTQEKVRHVLGISGGKDSSALAIYMRDRVPEMEYFFCDTGAELPETYEYLNRLEAALGKPIERLNADRNFDHWMEVYQGTLPSPQMRWCTKNLKIKPLEEWVGDDKVISYVAIRADENRLGYVSTKPNIDAVFPFREDGVDKDGVMRILDEAGIGLPGYYEWRTRSGCYFCFFQRKHEWVGLKERHPDLYDKAVEYEDKVRFRHTAMKGRNYTWSQGESLPELIERKDEIEAKHQAALDRAAKRVKPNRPLLEVLSDALDSDDDEAGCSVCHL
- a CDS encoding cysteine desulfurase family protein, translated to MRDESDGPVSAYLDYNATAPIRPEALAAVVDALQAVGNASSVHHPGRDAAYRVEVARRHLADLLNCSPGEIIFTSGATEANNLALRAAHRRGARIVTSGAEHPAVLETARDLAQNEPGSLTVLPMRADGLVETVALEEELGRGDVGLVSLMAANNETGVLTDLTPVVKAAHAAGALVHTDATQMIGRLSLDLSEVDVDLLSLSAHKFGGPQGVGALFVRRGTPLPFRPLITGGGQEKGWRAGTLNVPGIAGAGAAAEAVSRDLADDVARVTQLRDQLEHMVTTAVGGCRINGQQAPRLPGVASITFAGAPADAVMAAMPHIAASDGSACASGAPTPSHVLLAMGLSREEAECTVRFSLGYATTADETAAAAEAVVRAVHQVRAAMATTAGAAAH
- a CDS encoding DUF4007 family protein, with the protein product MADSRLAEAAHSSFARHETFAPRFGWLHKAYMQVKDNPAAFLAEDAPVLLGVGKNMVHAMRYWSKAFKLTREHADPAGKTKAQYASPTWEARWLLDEKDGADPYLEEPGSLWLLHWWLVSSRPGAKCWAPAWYTAFHLAPFSRFTVADMTQVVTRHVNFSFSDGPVEASITRDVECLTKMYARTPVEQSGSRATYEDLLACPFRELDLLTSVGTRGKQEWQFTTGTRTSLPAHVLVYACLDYAARDTQGSGSISLARLANEPGAPGRAFRVREPEIVAALDKVAVGRPELNRVDAVGQRTMSFSSDPMALAWDILDEQYDHVTRRPGFPTRDEWSAQYPQLAEAEEAEKAEKAERKIQDHQQQFTTQENA
- a CDS encoding ATP-binding protein produces the protein MTTAAPTRTSRTPQDEVTTQFPAGIELVGSQMRSTNLERDVEDELHGPYVGARAVDVLERIANAVGDLRRPRAWSFTGPYGSGKSTLANLIEALLGRDEDRREEAHRILADTSPALAERLATARAERTGTGFLGAVATARREPLVATVTRALETAAKRRWGKRIPKNIAAALAACEDPTTTGPKTKQVMAAIKALTDNQQPLLLIIDEFGKTLEHLAGHNEFSGAEHDLFLLQELAEHSAGPNGLPVFLVTLQHLSFMDYASRSSELKIREWAKIQGRFEDVTFVPHHGDSLQLLRRRLDHSAVDAAGQDLIRASAQASALAWKNHGLNVLTELASDDFAGLYPLHPLTAIAAPILAAQIGQHDRSLSGFLNSGEPNTVRDSLVAHSRPDAELASTVQLPQLYDYFLNSGRTSLLAASNAGRWIEVDARIKEANGLPDADQALLKTIGVLNLIDADGALSATSEMIHLALHDPTDLTDAGAFARLEEQLADLVRRGFLVHREFSGEYRVWQGTDFDIDARLKEIISHLDDASIVQRLGAHLPSAVVAGRHSQVTGMMRVFLTAVSGPETREIQAPDELKDPADGLLVFHLGPRDQLPTVNSTLPVILGTTTHPDVVLNSATHLIALKELLEDKELDHVARREVTDRAVQAEAELREVIQAAFYPPTQDATWDLWNAGLAPGTAPDSSSLPARSLSGLVSLACESVYPHTPHIRNEMLGRHSLTSNAARARSDVLDAMLTRSGEQYLGFDATAGRYGPERAIYSGALAFLGLHRANGPIQAENSPNSLLPYGFSAPGEGHEHAQPVWEALQEALDAATRRTSLDHIIRVLMSPPYGVKAGVWPLLVVTALVIRRHDVALFEEGSYLPRLTPDVVDRVLAAPARFDVKYTPVGQGQRASVIKKLLVSLKVEPPRSQALRNPDLLSVARALLERVMVLNSYARKTKRISPDALAVRNALANSQDPDDLLFRALPKALSLAPIEAGTRADAAAATEYVDRLTAAADEITGIERTLREEVVAVLAEEFRLPATLPELRSTLAARLNGFATVSLNPELRGFVDFVLSESLADEDWLDPIVVRLTNKALGDWDDRDAGMFPRLAREMSASLDRVAHLYQDSSETREQEVNLETRLLTLTDKTGAERRTLIYVPEQSRGQADQLAADVLQQAEQALGPDGARILLAALAQRVADGPAVTATETKEGA